One window from the genome of Micromonospora aurantiaca ATCC 27029 encodes:
- a CDS encoding SHOCT domain-containing protein produces the protein MMWQSPMMGWMWIWSLLVLGVLAGLVWAAVRWTGPQYLGPTTARRILDERYARGEIDEDEYRRRRAGLA, from the coding sequence ATGATGTGGCAGAGCCCGATGATGGGCTGGATGTGGATCTGGTCCCTGCTGGTGCTCGGGGTGCTGGCGGGGCTCGTCTGGGCGGCCGTGCGGTGGACCGGCCCGCAGTATCTGGGCCCGACGACGGCCCGGCGCATCCTGGACGAGCGGTACGCCCGCGGCGAGATCGACGAGGACGAGTACCGGCGGCGCCGGGCGGGCCTGGCCTGA
- a CDS encoding metal-sensitive transcriptional regulator, whose amino-acid sequence MTAPSSPTRGYTASKDQLLARLRRIEGQVRGIEKMVEDDRYCIDVLTQISAIQAALDKVGLGLLDGHARHCMHEGAAEGRADEMATEMMAAVGRLMKRG is encoded by the coding sequence ATGACCGCGCCGTCCAGCCCGACCCGGGGCTACACCGCCAGCAAGGACCAACTCCTCGCCCGGCTCCGCCGGATCGAGGGCCAGGTCCGTGGCATCGAGAAGATGGTCGAGGACGACCGTTACTGCATCGACGTGCTGACCCAGATCTCGGCCATCCAGGCGGCGCTGGACAAGGTCGGCCTGGGCCTGCTCGACGGCCACGCCCGGCACTGCATGCACGAGGGCGCCGCCGAGGGCCGGGCCGACGAGATGGCGACCGAGATGATGGCCGCCGTCGGGCGCCTGATGAAGCGCGGCTGA
- a CDS encoding heavy-metal-associated domain-containing protein, with amino-acid sequence METTYQVNGMTCGHCVNSVSTELSALPGVTDVQVDLAGGRVTVTSQNPLDVDTVRAAVDEAGYDLVGV; translated from the coding sequence ATGGAGACCACCTACCAGGTGAACGGCATGACCTGCGGGCACTGCGTCAACTCGGTGAGCACCGAGCTGAGCGCACTTCCGGGCGTCACCGACGTCCAGGTCGACCTGGCCGGCGGCCGGGTCACCGTCACCAGTCAGAACCCGCTGGACGTGGACACGGTCCGCGCGGCGGTCGACGAGGCCGGTTACGACCTCGTCGGTGTGTGA
- a CDS encoding heavy metal translocating P-type ATPase: MTATGKALPTAPNLIELAIGGMTCASCAARIEKKLNRMDGVEATVNYATEKATVRYADDIAPADLIATVEKTGYTAVVPPPPEQAEAAAAGEPVDELRTARTRLWVSAVLTLPVIVLAMVPAWQFDYWQWASLTLAAPVVVWGGLPFHRAALINLRHGAATMDTLVSLGTLAAFGWSLWALFLGDAGMPGMKHPFSLDITRGDGAGNIYLEAAAGVTVFILAGRYFEARSKRTAGSALRALLELGAKDVAVLRDGQETRIPVGRLAVGDRFVVRPGEKIATDGVVEEGTSAVDASMLTGESVPVEVGQGDAVVGATVNAGGRLVVRATRVGGDTQLAQMARLVEQAQTGKAAVQRLADRISGVFVPIVIALAAGTLGWWLGTGSGPTAAFTAAVAVLIIACPCALGLATPTALLVGTGRGAQLGVLIKGPEVLESTRRVDTVVLDKTGTVTTGRMALAEVLPADGEDADELLRVAGALEAASEHPIARAVAEAAAEAGPLPPVGEFANAEGLGVTGTVDGRTVVVGRARLLRERGLDVPEEVERAATGAEAAGRTAILAGWDGRARGVLAVADAVKPTSRAAVARLRELGLKPVLLTGDNTTVAKAVAAEVGIDEVIAEVLPADKVDVVERLQREGRVVAMVGDGVNDAAALARADLGLAMGTGTDAAIEAADLTLVRGDLMAAADAIRLSRRTLAIIKGNLFWAFAYNVAALPLAAAGLLNPMLAGAAMAFSSVFVVGNSLRLRSFRPIG; this comes from the coding sequence ATGACTGCCACGGGAAAGGCGCTGCCCACCGCGCCGAACCTGATCGAACTGGCGATCGGCGGGATGACCTGCGCGTCCTGCGCCGCCCGGATCGAGAAGAAGCTCAACCGGATGGACGGCGTCGAGGCGACGGTGAACTACGCCACCGAGAAGGCCACCGTCCGGTACGCCGACGACATCGCGCCGGCCGACCTGATCGCCACCGTCGAGAAGACCGGCTACACCGCTGTGGTGCCGCCGCCGCCCGAGCAGGCGGAGGCGGCAGCGGCCGGGGAGCCGGTGGACGAGCTGCGCACCGCGCGTACCCGGCTCTGGGTCTCCGCCGTGCTCACCTTGCCGGTGATCGTGCTCGCCATGGTTCCGGCCTGGCAGTTCGACTACTGGCAGTGGGCCTCGCTCACCCTGGCCGCCCCGGTGGTGGTCTGGGGCGGGCTGCCGTTCCACCGCGCCGCGCTGATCAACCTGCGGCACGGCGCGGCGACCATGGACACGCTCGTCTCGCTCGGCACGCTGGCCGCGTTCGGCTGGTCGCTCTGGGCGCTGTTCCTCGGCGACGCCGGCATGCCCGGGATGAAGCACCCGTTCAGCCTCGACATCACCCGCGGCGACGGTGCCGGCAACATCTACCTGGAGGCCGCCGCCGGGGTGACCGTGTTCATCCTGGCCGGGCGGTACTTCGAGGCGCGCTCCAAGCGCACCGCCGGGTCGGCGCTGCGCGCCCTGCTCGAACTCGGCGCCAAGGACGTGGCGGTGCTGCGCGACGGGCAGGAGACCCGGATCCCGGTCGGCCGGCTCGCGGTCGGGGACCGGTTCGTGGTCCGGCCCGGCGAGAAGATCGCCACGGACGGTGTGGTCGAGGAGGGCACGTCCGCAGTCGACGCCAGCATGCTCACCGGCGAGTCGGTGCCGGTCGAGGTGGGCCAGGGCGACGCCGTGGTCGGCGCCACGGTGAACGCGGGCGGCCGCCTGGTGGTCCGCGCCACCCGGGTCGGCGGGGACACCCAGCTCGCCCAGATGGCGCGACTCGTGGAGCAGGCACAGACCGGCAAGGCGGCGGTGCAGCGGCTCGCCGACCGGATCTCCGGCGTCTTCGTGCCGATCGTGATCGCGCTGGCCGCCGGCACGCTCGGCTGGTGGCTCGGCACCGGCTCCGGGCCGACCGCCGCGTTCACCGCCGCGGTGGCCGTCCTGATCATCGCCTGCCCGTGCGCGCTCGGCCTGGCCACCCCGACCGCGCTGCTCGTCGGCACCGGGCGGGGCGCGCAGCTCGGCGTGCTGATCAAGGGGCCGGAGGTGCTGGAGTCCACCCGCCGGGTCGACACAGTGGTGCTGGACAAGACCGGTACCGTCACCACCGGCCGGATGGCGCTGGCCGAGGTGCTGCCCGCCGACGGCGAGGACGCCGACGAACTGCTCCGGGTGGCCGGTGCGCTGGAGGCCGCCTCCGAGCACCCGATCGCGCGGGCCGTCGCCGAAGCCGCGGCCGAGGCCGGACCGCTGCCTCCGGTCGGCGAGTTCGCCAACGCCGAAGGGCTGGGCGTGACCGGCACCGTCGACGGCCGGACCGTGGTGGTCGGCCGGGCCCGGCTGCTGCGGGAGCGGGGTCTCGACGTACCCGAGGAGGTCGAGCGGGCCGCGACCGGCGCGGAGGCCGCCGGGCGGACGGCGATCCTGGCCGGCTGGGACGGGCGGGCCCGGGGCGTGCTCGCGGTGGCCGACGCGGTGAAGCCGACCAGCCGGGCTGCTGTCGCGCGGCTGCGTGAGCTGGGCCTGAAGCCGGTGCTGCTCACCGGCGACAACACCACTGTGGCGAAGGCGGTGGCGGCCGAGGTCGGCATCGACGAGGTGATCGCGGAGGTGCTGCCCGCCGACAAGGTCGACGTGGTCGAGCGGCTCCAGCGGGAGGGCCGCGTGGTCGCCATGGTCGGCGACGGGGTGAACGACGCCGCCGCGCTGGCCCGGGCCGATCTCGGGCTGGCCATGGGCACCGGCACGGACGCGGCCATCGAGGCGGCCGACCTGACGCTGGTCCGGGGCGACCTGATGGCCGCCGCGGACGCCATCCGGCTCTCCCGGCGGACGCTGGCGATCATCAAGGGCAACCTGTTCTGGGCGTTCGCCTACAACGTCGCGGCGCTGCCGCTGGCGGCGGCCGGACTGCTCAACCCGATGCTCGCCGGGGCGGCCATGGCGTTCTCGTCGGTGTTCGTGGTGGGCAACAGCCTGCGGCTGCGGAGCTTCCGCCCGATCGGGTGA
- a CDS encoding CsbD family protein, with amino-acid sequence MGLDDKIDNASQDTAGKVKEGVGRATDNERLEAEGRNDQAGAKLKQAGEKIKDAFKS; translated from the coding sequence ATGGGTCTGGACGACAAGATCGACAACGCTTCCCAGGACACCGCGGGCAAGGTCAAGGAGGGCGTCGGCCGGGCGACCGACAACGAGCGCCTCGAGGCCGAGGGCCGCAACGACCAGGCGGGCGCCAAGCTCAAGCAGGCCGGCGAGAAGATCAAGGACGCCTTCAAGAGCTGA
- a CDS encoding YbaB/EbfC family nucleoid-associated protein has product MADPADPSGFGRVLSETMAALQRQTDAGEQVAPPEGVGEAADGLIRVTAGPPGQVTGLTLDPRVMRMASEALAEEIEAAVNAALADLREQAATAPGEVDLGSLGEQLRRIQADAGRQFSMFTDALMQAQDRLARQDGR; this is encoded by the coding sequence ATGGCCGATCCCGCCGACCCGTCCGGCTTCGGCCGGGTGCTGTCCGAAACCATGGCCGCGCTCCAGCGGCAGACCGATGCGGGCGAGCAGGTGGCACCGCCGGAAGGCGTCGGTGAGGCCGCAGACGGCCTGATCCGGGTCACCGCCGGCCCACCCGGACAGGTCACCGGGCTGACGCTCGACCCCCGTGTGATGCGGATGGCCAGCGAGGCCCTCGCCGAGGAGATCGAAGCTGCGGTCAACGCCGCGCTCGCCGACCTGCGGGAGCAGGCCGCCACCGCCCCCGGCGAGGTCGACCTGGGCTCGCTCGGTGAGCAACTGCGCCGCATCCAGGCCGACGCGGGGCGCCAGTTCAGCATGTTCACCGACGCTCTGATGCAGGCCCAGGACCGGCTCGCCCGCCAGGACGGGCGCTGA
- a CDS encoding EndoU domain-containing protein produces MRAALRFLKRTKTRNRPDRMNPHFTEHVMGGHVKPGMPKGSGYHYRPGGEDFPGRRLQPGSVVKDPKTGAYTAKPEFFDPTLNPPHGAWKPKKGNGGESSFFPDDWTPAQVDNAITGAFQNAKPVPGTSMWRGTHKGLVIEGFYNGSGGFTHGWPVVIP; encoded by the coding sequence ATGCGCGCCGCCTTGCGCTTTCTCAAGCGGACGAAGACGCGTAACCGGCCCGACCGGATGAACCCGCACTTCACCGAGCACGTGATGGGCGGCCACGTGAAGCCGGGCATGCCCAAGGGGTCGGGCTACCACTACCGGCCCGGCGGTGAGGACTTCCCCGGTCGCCGGCTTCAGCCCGGCAGTGTCGTCAAGGATCCCAAGACCGGGGCCTACACCGCCAAACCGGAGTTCTTCGATCCGACGCTGAACCCGCCGCACGGGGCCTGGAAGCCGAAGAAGGGCAACGGCGGGGAAAGCTCGTTCTTCCCCGACGACTGGACGCCGGCCCAGGTCGACAACGCCATCACCGGCGCCTTCCAGAATGCGAAGCCGGTGCCCGGCACCAGCATGTGGCGTGGCACTCACAAGGGCCTGGTGATCGAGGGTTTCTACAATGGCTCGGGCGGCTTCACCCACGGATGGCCGGTCGTCATCCCATGA
- a CDS encoding RNA polymerase sigma factor has translation MTATVVEDLLRTLAPQVLGVLVRRHGQFYACEDAVQEALLAAAVQWPEQGLPDRPRSWLVTVATRRLTDEWRSEHARREREVAVAVRQPAYATVAPPADEDPPSGDDTLRLLLLCCHPALPVSGQVALTLRAVGGLSTAEIARAYLVPEATMSQRIRRAKQRIEASGARFTLPSPADRDERLAAVLRVLYLVFNEGYTASSGEALHRAELTGEAIRLTRELRRLLPDDGEVAGLLALMLLTDAHRAARTGPDGELVPLAEQDRSRWDRDAVAEGVALVTEALTWSAPGPYQVQAAIAAVHAEAPAAEDTDWRQIVALYRVLARVAPNPMVTLNQAVAVAMVDGPRAGLSLLATLDADDRTAGHHRLAAVRAHLLDMAGDRTEARAAYLAAARATTSLPERRYLEVRAARLAGDSGDRPG, from the coding sequence GTGACAGCAACCGTGGTCGAGGACCTGCTGCGTACGCTCGCGCCGCAGGTCCTCGGCGTGCTCGTCCGCCGCCACGGCCAGTTCTACGCCTGCGAGGACGCCGTGCAGGAGGCGCTGCTCGCCGCCGCCGTGCAGTGGCCGGAACAGGGCTTGCCGGACCGTCCCCGCTCCTGGCTGGTCACAGTCGCCACCCGGCGGCTCACCGACGAGTGGCGCAGCGAGCACGCCCGCCGGGAACGCGAGGTGGCGGTGGCGGTCCGGCAGCCCGCGTACGCGACTGTCGCCCCGCCCGCCGACGAGGATCCGCCCAGCGGGGACGACACGCTGCGGCTGCTGCTCCTCTGCTGCCATCCGGCGTTGCCGGTCAGCGGGCAGGTGGCGCTCACGCTGCGTGCCGTGGGCGGGTTGAGCACCGCCGAGATCGCCCGCGCGTACCTGGTGCCGGAGGCGACGATGAGCCAGCGGATCCGCAGGGCGAAGCAGCGGATCGAGGCGTCCGGCGCGCGTTTCACGCTGCCGTCCCCGGCGGACCGGGACGAACGGCTCGCTGCCGTGCTGCGGGTGCTCTACCTGGTCTTCAACGAGGGTTACACCGCGTCCAGCGGCGAGGCGCTGCACCGGGCCGAGCTGACCGGAGAGGCGATCCGGCTGACCCGGGAGCTGCGCCGGCTGCTCCCGGACGACGGCGAGGTGGCCGGGTTGCTGGCGCTGATGCTGCTCACCGACGCGCACCGGGCCGCCCGTACCGGGCCGGACGGTGAGCTGGTGCCGCTGGCGGAGCAGGACCGCAGCCGATGGGACCGGGACGCCGTCGCCGAGGGGGTGGCGTTGGTGACCGAGGCGCTCACCTGGTCGGCGCCGGGGCCGTACCAGGTGCAGGCGGCCATCGCCGCGGTCCACGCGGAGGCGCCCGCCGCCGAGGACACCGACTGGCGGCAGATCGTCGCGCTCTACCGGGTGCTCGCGCGGGTCGCGCCGAACCCGATGGTCACGCTCAACCAGGCCGTCGCCGTGGCCATGGTGGACGGCCCGCGTGCCGGGCTGTCGCTGCTGGCCACGCTCGACGCCGACGACCGGACCGCGGGCCACCACCGGCTCGCCGCCGTCCGCGCGCATCTGCTCGACATGGCCGGTGACCGTACGGAGGCCCGGGCCGCGTACCTGGCCGCCGCGCGGGCCACCACGAGCCTGCCGGAGCGGCGTTATCTGGAGGTACGCGCCGCGCGCCTGGCCGGCGACAGCGGAGACCGGCCGGGCTGA
- a CDS encoding YciI family protein, with the protein MLLIWNRPGFVEELSEAERTAVFGEVDEIMKELTESGELVGGEALAHPSQTRTARPAAGGGVEVTDGPFMESKEQFAGYLTVDCETPERAAEIAARWPDVRHGFGVLEVRAVMEQAGTEM; encoded by the coding sequence ATGCTGCTGATCTGGAACCGGCCCGGCTTCGTGGAGGAGCTTTCCGAGGCGGAACGCACAGCCGTCTTCGGTGAGGTCGACGAGATCATGAAGGAGCTGACCGAGTCCGGCGAGCTGGTCGGCGGCGAGGCGCTCGCTCACCCCTCGCAGACCCGTACGGCCCGTCCGGCCGCCGGTGGCGGCGTCGAGGTCACCGACGGGCCGTTCATGGAGAGCAAGGAGCAGTTCGCCGGCTACCTGACTGTCGACTGCGAGACCCCGGAGCGGGCCGCCGAGATCGCCGCGCGCTGGCCTGACGTACGGCACGGTTTCGGCGTACTGGAGGTGCGCGCGGTGATGGAACAGGCCGGGACGGAGATGTGA
- a CDS encoding DUF2786 domain-containing protein, whose protein sequence is MSPAERLLDAAVATTRGTDVREAERALDGLVVADGAAVDAALLARLTRDVGRLWPRGWQPADLDRLATRRLTPRGARLLRDVMAAQRRTLPAPVPAWFDDQLTGTGARWDDDAGWLDRRADGDRITALRDAVDAAVLVAGLPPVAALRPPPGSAGTALAAATPSGSRMLDRVRALLAKAESTGYPAEAEAFTAKAQELMARHSIDAALLDAGAERSGGPGGVRIGVDAPYAAAKALLIQEVAAANRCESVWSDDLGFATVLGFPADLAAVELLHTSLLVQATAAMLRGRGERGRAGGRRTKGYDESFLNAFALRIGDRLREASAAAAEELDDDRLLPVLAARSDAVRERVDQLFPGTTRHRLQVRDEQGWVSGTSAADRASLDPGRPARRPLRGGR, encoded by the coding sequence GTGTCACCAGCCGAGCGACTGCTCGACGCCGCCGTCGCGACCACGCGCGGCACCGACGTACGCGAAGCCGAGCGAGCCCTCGACGGGCTCGTCGTGGCCGACGGCGCGGCGGTGGACGCGGCGCTGCTCGCCCGGCTCACGCGCGACGTGGGCCGGCTCTGGCCGCGGGGCTGGCAGCCCGCCGACCTGGACCGGCTCGCCACCCGGCGGCTCACGCCGCGCGGCGCCCGGCTGCTGCGCGACGTCATGGCCGCGCAGCGGCGCACCCTGCCCGCGCCGGTACCGGCCTGGTTCGACGACCAGCTCACCGGCACGGGCGCCCGCTGGGACGACGACGCGGGCTGGCTGGACCGGCGCGCCGACGGGGACCGGATCACCGCGCTGCGGGACGCGGTCGACGCGGCCGTCCTGGTGGCGGGGCTTCCGCCGGTCGCGGCGCTCCGGCCGCCGCCCGGCTCGGCCGGTACCGCCCTGGCCGCCGCGACACCGAGCGGTTCCCGGATGCTCGACCGGGTACGCGCACTGCTGGCGAAGGCCGAGTCGACCGGCTACCCGGCCGAGGCGGAGGCGTTCACCGCGAAGGCGCAGGAGCTGATGGCCCGGCACAGCATCGACGCGGCGCTGCTCGACGCCGGGGCCGAGCGGTCCGGCGGCCCGGGCGGCGTGCGGATCGGCGTCGACGCCCCGTACGCGGCCGCGAAGGCACTGCTGATCCAGGAGGTGGCGGCGGCGAACCGGTGCGAGTCGGTCTGGTCCGACGACCTGGGCTTCGCCACAGTGCTCGGTTTCCCGGCCGACCTGGCGGCTGTCGAGCTGCTGCACACCTCGCTGCTCGTGCAGGCCACCGCCGCGATGCTGCGCGGCCGGGGCGAACGCGGCAGGGCCGGCGGGCGGCGCACCAAGGGCTACGACGAGTCGTTCCTCAACGCGTTCGCGCTGCGGATCGGCGACCGGCTGCGGGAGGCGAGCGCGGCGGCGGCCGAGGAACTCGACGACGACCGGCTGCTGCCGGTGCTCGCGGCCCGCTCGGATGCCGTCCGGGAACGCGTCGACCAGCTCTTTCCGGGCACCACCCGGCACCGCCTCCAGGTGCGTGACGAGCAGGGCTGGGTCTCCGGCACCAGCGCCGCCGACCGGGCCTCGCTCGACCCGGGCCGCCCGGCACGCCGTCCGCTGCGCGGGGGCCGCTGA
- a CDS encoding DUF3152 domain-containing protein, giving the protein MVLVGAVLAAGGYAARHPDLLDRIEVRRTVPAAAPSAPPAGARAAPTPVPAAGRVAPGIGYPARGDGTFRTADTVGAVAGRSGELLRYRVAVEDGIRNVDVERFARDVAATLADRRGWTGDGRWRLQRVGRDDPADFTVLLTTPVTRGRLCGDPSDRYTSCRNGDQVVINVARWVYGVPHVTDLSRYRQYLLNHEVGHRLGRGHERCPRAGGPAPVMVQQTLGLHGCTPNPWPLVGGEPLAGPSGQYDDPIPAGDR; this is encoded by the coding sequence GTGGTCCTGGTCGGGGCCGTGCTCGCCGCCGGCGGGTACGCCGCGCGGCACCCGGACCTGCTGGACCGCATCGAGGTGCGGCGGACCGTGCCGGCGGCGGCACCGAGCGCGCCCCCAGCGGGCGCCCGCGCCGCGCCGACGCCGGTCCCGGCGGCCGGCCGGGTGGCCCCCGGCATCGGCTACCCGGCCCGGGGCGACGGCACGTTCCGCACCGCCGACACGGTCGGCGCGGTCGCCGGCCGCTCCGGTGAGCTGCTGCGCTACCGGGTCGCGGTGGAGGACGGCATCCGCAACGTGGACGTGGAGCGGTTCGCCCGGGACGTCGCCGCCACCCTCGCCGACCGGCGCGGCTGGACCGGCGACGGCCGGTGGCGGCTGCAACGGGTGGGCCGCGACGACCCGGCCGACTTCACGGTGCTGCTCACCACGCCTGTCACCCGGGGGCGGCTCTGCGGCGACCCGAGTGACCGCTACACGTCCTGCCGCAACGGCGACCAGGTGGTGATCAACGTGGCCCGCTGGGTGTACGGGGTGCCGCACGTGACCGATCTCTCCCGCTACCGGCAGTACCTGCTCAACCACGAGGTCGGCCACCGGCTGGGCCGCGGGCACGAGCGCTGCCCCCGGGCCGGCGGCCCGGCGCCGGTCATGGTGCAGCAGACGCTCGGCCTGCACGGCTGCACCCCGAACCCGTGGCCGCTGGTGGGCGGCGAACCGCTGGCCGGGCCGTCCGGCCAGTACGACGACCCGATCCCGGCCGGGGACCGCTGA
- a CDS encoding ATP-binding protein has protein sequence MGQLRTSPPPPQASELERWVLDSPEDLRGLRASLRDALNRHGLVQGADLDEVPHLVVLVATELASNALRHGRPPTIITLLATDDRFLLDVADHDVSSVPELTDIHPMDSGGRGLFLAQSVSLDVGWYGTEKTKNIWASFSR, from the coding sequence ATGGGACAGTTGCGCACCTCGCCGCCGCCGCCGCAGGCCTCAGAGCTGGAGCGGTGGGTGCTGGACAGTCCCGAGGATCTGCGCGGCCTGCGCGCCTCCCTACGCGACGCGCTGAACCGGCACGGCCTGGTGCAGGGTGCGGACCTCGACGAGGTGCCGCACCTGGTCGTGCTGGTCGCCACCGAGCTGGCCAGCAACGCGCTGCGGCACGGTCGCCCGCCCACCATCATCACGCTGCTCGCCACCGACGACCGGTTCCTGCTCGACGTGGCCGACCACGACGTCAGTTCGGTGCCGGAGCTGACCGACATCCACCCGATGGACTCGGGCGGGCGAGGGCTGTTCCTGGCCCAGTCGGTCTCGCTCGACGTCGGCTGGTACGGCACCGAGAAGACCAAGAACATCTGGGCCTCGTTCTCCCGGTGA
- a CDS encoding SAM-dependent methyltransferase, producing the protein MTPPDLPRQFTIREGELRILNPFDDVKLATLGRAIRLRPGDELLDLCSGKGELLCTWARDHGITGTGVDISTAFTAAARQRAAELGVAGRVRFVHDDAAAYTPERPVDVAACVGATWIGGGVPGTLELLDRALRPGGMAIVGEPYWRRDPPDDEAVTGSHARSRDEFKDLPGLVESFGECGWDLVEMVLADQDSWDRYAASHWLNLRRWLDANPDDELAPELRRELTEDPVRYVRFQREYLGWGVFALLRR; encoded by the coding sequence ATGACCCCACCGGACCTGCCGCGCCAGTTCACCATTCGCGAAGGCGAGCTGCGCATCCTCAACCCGTTCGACGACGTCAAGCTGGCCACGCTGGGCCGGGCGATCCGGCTGCGGCCCGGCGACGAGCTGCTCGACCTGTGCAGCGGAAAGGGCGAATTGCTCTGCACCTGGGCCCGTGACCACGGGATCACCGGCACCGGGGTCGACATCAGCACCGCCTTCACCGCCGCCGCCCGGCAGCGCGCCGCCGAACTCGGCGTGGCCGGCCGGGTACGTTTCGTGCACGACGACGCCGCGGCGTACACCCCGGAGCGGCCGGTCGACGTGGCCGCCTGCGTCGGCGCGACCTGGATCGGCGGCGGGGTGCCCGGGACGCTGGAACTGCTCGACCGGGCGCTGCGGCCGGGCGGCATGGCGATCGTCGGCGAGCCCTACTGGCGGCGTGACCCGCCCGACGACGAGGCCGTCACCGGCTCGCACGCCCGGTCCCGCGACGAGTTCAAGGATCTGCCCGGCCTGGTCGAGTCGTTCGGAGAGTGCGGCTGGGACCTGGTCGAGATGGTCCTCGCCGACCAGGACAGCTGGGACCGGTACGCCGCCTCGCACTGGCTGAACCTGCGCCGCTGGCTGGACGCCAATCCGGACGACGAACTGGCCCCGGAGCTGCGGCGGGAGCTGACCGAGGACCCGGTGCGGTACGTCCGTTTCCAGCGCGAGTATCTGGGGTGGGGCGTGTTCGCACTGCTGCGGCGCTGA
- a CDS encoding GAF and ANTAR domain-containing protein: MPQAHPDLAAALIRLGRIKYDEVDLDVVLSTIAQVAKDTLPGTAEVSVTLVQGTEAHTAAYTGELALTLDEWQYAQGRGPCLDAATTGTAMLVPDMAAESRWPEWAARAHAAGAASSLSIGLPIQEAMVGALNIYGASPGVLDRQVELAQTLAGYAAIALANVHLYESTATLAQQMQEAMQSRAVIEQAKGIIMGQRRCSADEAFAILARVSQDSNRKLREVAESLVDRAVHGPRD, translated from the coding sequence ATGCCGCAGGCCCACCCCGACCTCGCCGCTGCCTTGATCAGACTCGGCCGGATCAAGTACGACGAAGTCGACCTCGACGTGGTGTTGTCGACCATCGCCCAGGTCGCCAAGGACACCCTGCCCGGTACCGCCGAGGTGTCGGTCACCCTGGTGCAGGGCACGGAGGCGCACACCGCCGCGTACACCGGTGAGCTGGCGCTGACGCTCGACGAGTGGCAGTACGCGCAGGGCCGCGGCCCGTGCCTGGACGCCGCCACCACCGGCACCGCCATGCTGGTGCCGGACATGGCGGCGGAGAGCCGCTGGCCGGAGTGGGCGGCCCGGGCGCACGCGGCGGGCGCGGCCAGTTCGCTGTCGATCGGCCTGCCCATCCAGGAGGCGATGGTCGGCGCGCTGAACATCTACGGCGCATCGCCCGGCGTCCTGGACCGCCAGGTCGAGCTGGCGCAGACGCTGGCCGGGTACGCCGCCATCGCGCTCGCCAACGTCCACCTCTACGAGAGCACGGCGACGCTGGCGCAGCAGATGCAGGAGGCGATGCAGAGCCGGGCCGTGATCGAGCAGGCGAAGGGCATCATCATGGGGCAGCGGCGCTGCTCGGCCGACGAGGCGTTCGCCATCCTGGCCCGGGTGTCCCAGGACTCCAACCGCAAGCTGCGTGAGGTCGCCGAGTCACTCGTCGATCGCGCGGTGCACGGGCCTCGTGACTGA